The genomic DNA TCGCCGTCCCGATTCCCTTCCCCGTTGGCCTCGTTGTGCTTGTCGTTGTACGAGACCAGGTCGCGCAGCGTGAACCCGTCGTGCGCGGTGACGAAGTTGACGCTGGCGCGCGGCCGTCGCCGGCTGTGCTGGTACAGGTCGGAGGAGCCGGTGAGCCGGGACGCGAACTCGCCGAGCGTGTGCTCGCCGCCCCGCCAGAAGTCCCGTACGGCGTCCCGGTACTTGCCGTTCCACTCCGACCACAGCGGCGGGAAGTTGCCCACCTGGTAGCCGCCCTCGCCCAGGTCCCACGGCTCGGCGATGAGCTTGACGCGGCTGATCACCGGGTCCTGCTGGATCAGGTCGAAGAACGCCGACAGCCGGTCCACCTCGTGGAACTGCCGGGCCAGCGTGGCCGCGAGGTCGAAGCGGAAGCCGTCGACATGCATCTCGGTGACCCAGTAGCGCAGCGAGTCCATGATGAGCTGAAGGACGTAGGGGTGCCGCATCAGCAGGCTGTTCCCGGTGCCCGTCGTGTCGTAGTAGTGGCCCCAGTCACCGTCCACCAGACGGTAGTAGGAGGCGTTGTCGATGCCCCGGAAGGACAGGGTGGGGCCCTTCTCGTTGCCCTCGGCGGTGTGGTTGTAGACGACGTCGAGGATCACTTCGAGCCCGGCGGCGTGCAGCGCCTTCACCATGGACTTGAACTCGGTGACCTGCCCGCCTCGTTCGCGGTGTGCGGCGTAGGCGTTGTGGGGCGCGAAGAAGCCGATGGTGTTGTAGCCCCAGTAGTTGGACAGTCCGCGGTCCTGGAGCACCCCGTCCTGCATGAACTGGTGCACCGGCATCAACTCGACCGCGGTCACCCCGAGTTGGGCGAGGTGGTCGACGACCGCCGGGTGCGCGAGTCCCGCGTACGTCCCGCGGAGTTCCTGGGGGACCTCCGGGTGGGTGCGGGTCAGGCCCTTCACATGGGCCTCGTAGATCACCGTGTCGGCGTACGAGCGCCGGGGCGGGCGGTCGTCGCCCCAGTCGAAGGCCGGGTCGACCACCACGCCGAGCATGCCGTGTCCGGCGCTGTCGGCGGGGGCTGGTCCGGCCGAACGCTCGTACAGTGAGGGGTCGTTGTCGATCTGTCCGTCCACCGCCCTGGCGTACGGGTCGAGGAGCAGTTTCGCCGGGTTGCAGCGGTGTCCGAGGGTCGGCTGCCAGGGGCCGTGCACCCGGTAGCCGTAGCGCTGGCCCGGCCCGATTCCCGGCAGGTAGCAGTGCCACACGAAGCCGTCGGCCTCGGTCAGCCGAACGGTGCGGTGGCTGCCGTCGTCCTCGACGAGGACGAGGTCCACGCGCTCGGCTACCTCGCTGAACAGCGCGAAGTTGGTGCCCTTCCCGTCGAAGGAGGCACCCAACGGACAGGGGTGCCCGCTCCACACGGACACCCCTTTCCTGCGCGGGCTCGCGGTCACCGGGCGTCCTCCAGGAGGCCGCGCGTCGGACGGGCCGGCAGGGCGGTCGGCACCTCGCGGGGAAGCTGGAGCATCTCCCGCAGACGCGGCGCGGGTGTCCTCGGGACACGCGGGACGCGTTCACCGCTGCGGGCGCGCTGCGAGAACCAGATGACCTTGCTTCCGGCGTCGGTGGCGCAGCAGCCCCAGCCGTCGCTCATCGCGGCGATCCGGGCGAGGCAGGCGCGCAGGTCCAGGTCCGGGCGCAGATCGCGGTCGTTGTCGCCGATGGCGGTGATCAGGTGCTGGCCGTTCCACCACAGCTCTATCGACGTCTGCTTGTCCGTGGCGTGCTCGTCGATGGCCCGCAGCAGCAGCTCGGCGCCGCGGCGAACGGGCTCCACGAGGATCTCCAGGTCCCAGAGCCGGAGATGGGCGGCCAGAATGCGCCCGACCTGTCCGACCCGTTCCGGAGTGACGTCCACATCGAGGTGGTAGTAGCAGGGCACTGCGGTCTTCATCGTCGTTGGCTCCCTACCGGCGAAGCTCACGCTTCCCCTCGCCCTGCGGGGCCGGGGCCCCGAACACGAAGCGTGAGCAATGATCGCTTCTGAGTCAGCTCCAGAGTGCGAGCGCTAGGCCATTCGTGCAACACGAGCGACGGACGAGGTGGTTGAAGATCCAACAAGACGCTTGGTCATCACCTGTGCACCATGAGTGAAAGCCTCGACTGCCGTGACGGAGCCATGCCGCTCCGCACACGGCCGCCACCCGACGGTCGGGAAACGCGGTCCGCCGAGGCGGAAGGTGAACAGCGCCATGCTGCTACCCGCCAAAGCCGAAGTCGCCCGCCAACTGCGGCGCTATCGGGCGTGGGAACGCGTGATGCTCGCGTCGCCGGGCGACCGGACGGTACGGGCCACCTTCGAGGACGCGGGCTACACCTTGTGCGTGCTGATGGGGAAACGCTGCGCGCGCGAGGCCGCGGAAGCCGCCGAGCGCTATCTGCGCAGCAGCGCGGTCTCCTACCTCCAGGAGCAGAACGGACACCCTCGTACGACGGCCGTCGTGCACCGCGGGCCACCCGTCACCGCCGCCGTCGACCGGCGATCCCCCGCGGGAAGGTAATCCCCCTTCCGGCGCAGCCTGGACCCCGGCCGGGTGAACAGCCCGGCCTCGAGCACGGCGGAGGTGAGACCCATGAACGCGACCCCGGCAGCCATCGGCCGCATTCCGGTACGTGACGTACGCCCGGCCGTGGACAGCGGCGCGCGCCCGGCGAAGGCGGTGGTCGGCGAGACCTTCGAGGTCACCGCCACCGTGTTCCGCGAGGGCCACGACACGATCGGCGCGAACGTCGTTCTCTGCGACGAGAACGGCCGCACCGGCCCGTGGACCCCGATGCGCGAACTGACCCCCGGCAGCGACCGCTGGGGCGCCGAGGTCACCCCGGACGCGCCGGGCCGCTGGTCCTACGTCGTGGAGGCCTGGGGCGACCCCATCGCCACCTGGCGCCGGGCCGCCCGCGTCAAGATCCCGGCCGGCATCGACATCGGCCTGATGCTGGAGGAGGGCGCGGAACTGCACGCGCGAGCCGCCGGCGGGCTGCCCGAGGGACCGGCCCGCGCCACGGTGCTGGCCGCGGCGGAGACACTGCGCGACGACACGCTGCCGGTGGGAACGCGGTTCGTGGCCGCGCTGACGCCGGATGTGGAGCGAGTGCTGGAGGCCTGTCCGCTAAGGGAGTTGGTGACTGTCTCCGAGCCGCGCGGGCTGCTGGTGGAGCGGGAGCGCGCGCTCTACGGCGCCTGGTACGAGTTCTTCCCCCGCTCCGAGGGCACCGCCGAGACCCCGCACGGCACGTTCCGTACGGCGGCGCGGCGACTCGACGCGATCGCGGCGATGGCCTTCGACGTGGTGTATCTCCCGCCGATCCATCCCATCGGGACGGCCTTCCGCAAGGGCCGGAACAACTCGTTGTCCGCCGGGCGCGAGGATGTCGGCGTCCCCTGGGCGATCGGCTCACCGGAGGGCGGGCACGACGCGATCCACCCCCGGCTTGGCACGCTGGAGGACTTCGACGCGTTCGTAGGACGGGCTGCCGAGCTGGGCCTGGAGATCGCGCTGGACTTCGCGCTCCAGTGCTCGCCGGACCATCCATGGGTGGACAAGCACCCGGAGTGGTTCCACCACCGCCCCGACGGGACGATCGCGTACGCGGAGAACCCGCCGAAGAAGTACCAGGACATCTACCCGATCGCCTTCGACCGGGACATGGACGGCCTGATCGCCGAAACGCTGCGCGTGCTGCGGCACTGGATGGACCACGGGGTGCGGATCTTCCGCGTCGACAACCCGCACACCAAGCCGGTCGTCTTCTGGGAGCGGGTGATCGCGGACATCAACGGCACCGACCCCGACGTGATCTTCCTGGCCGAGGCCTTCACCCGTCCCGCGATGATGGCCACCCTCGCCCAGACCGGCTTCCAGCAGTCGTACACCTACTTCACCTGGCGCAACACGAAGGCCGAACTCACCGACTACCTCAGCGAGTTGGCGGGCGAGTCGGCCGCCTACATGCGGCCGAACCTGTTCGTGAACACCCCCGACATCCTCCACGAGTTCCTCCAGCACGGCGGCCGCCCCGCCTTCGAACTGCGCGCCGTACTGGCCGCCACCTTGTCCCCGACCTGGGGTGTCTACAGTGGCTACGAACTGTGCGAGAACGCCCCTCTCCGGCCGGGCAGCGAGGAGTATCTCGACTCCGAGAAGTACCAACTCCGCCCGCGCGACTGGGAGTCCGCCGAGCGGGAGGGACGTAGCATCGCGCCATTGCTGGGCACGCTCAACGGCATCCGGCGCCGTCACCCGTCGCTGCACCGGCTCAGGAATCTCCGCTTCCACCGGACGGACAACGACGCGCTGATCGCGTACAGCAAGACGACGGGTGTGGACACGGTTCTGGTGGTCGTCAACCTCGATCCGCACCACACCCAGGAGGCCACGGTCTCGTTGGACATGCCGCAACTCGGCCTGGAATCAAACGAATCCATGTCGGTGTACGACGAACTGACGGGTGAGTCCTATCAGTGGGGCAGGACCAACTATGTGCGACTGGAACCCGGCCGGGCTCCCGCGCACGTGTTCCACGTCCGGCGGTCCACACAGAGCGGAGGGTCAAGAGCTTCATGACTGTCAACGAACCGGTCCACGACACCTTCGAGGACACTCCCGCCAAGGACCGGGACCCCGAGTGGTTCAAACGCGCCGTCTTCTACGAGGTCCTGGTCCGCTCCTTCCAGGACAGCAACGGCGACGGCATCGGTGACCTCAAGGGCATCACCGCCAAACTCGACTACCTCCAGTGGCTCGGCGTCGACTGCCTCTGGCTACCGCCGTTCTTCAAGTCCCCGCTGCGCGACGGCGGTTACGACGTCTCCGACTACACCGCCGTACTCCCCGAATTCGGCGACCTCGCCGACTTCGTCGAGTTCGTCGACTCCGCCCACCAGCGGGGCATGCGCGTCATCATCGACTTCGTCATGAACCACACCAGCGACCAGCACCCGTGGTTCCAGGAGTCCCGCAGAGACCCCGACGGCCCCTACGGCGACTACTACATGTGGGCCGACGACGACAAGCAGTACCCCGACGCCCGCATCATCTTCGTCGACACCGAAGCCTCCAACTGGACCTTCGACCCCGTCCGCAAGCAGTACTTCTGGCACCGCTTCTTCTCCCACCAGCCGGACCTCAACTACGAGAACCCGGCCGTCCAGGAGGAGATCCTGGCCGCCCTCCGCTTCTGGCTCGACCTCGGCATCGACGGCTTCCGGCTCGACGCGGTCCCCTATCTCTATGCGGCCGAGGGCACCAACTGCGAGAACCTGCCCGCCAGTCACGACTTCCTGAAGCGTGTCCGGCGGGAGATCGACGCGATGTATCCGGACACGGTGCTGCTGGCGGAGGCGAACCAGTGGCCCGAGGACGTCGTCGACTACTTCGGCGACTACCAGAGCGGCGGGGACGAATGCCACATGGCGTTCCACTTCCCCGTCATGCCCCGCATCTTCATGGCGGTACGCCGGGAGTCCCGCTACCCCGTGTCGGAAATTCTCGCCAAGACCCCGTCCATTCCGTCGGGTTGTCAGTGGGGCATCTTCCTGCGCAACCACGACGAGCTGACCCTGGAGATGGTCACCGACGAGGAACGCGACTACATGTGGGCCGAGTACGCCAAGGACCCCCGCATGCGCGCCAACATCGGCATCCGAAGGCGCCTGGCCCCCCTGCTCGACAACGACCGCAACCAGATCGAGCTGTTCACAGCCCTGCTGCTGTCGCTCCCCGGTTCGCCGATCCTCTACTACGGCGACGAGATCGGGATGGGCGACAACATCTGGCTCGGCGACCGCGACGCCGTCCGCACCCCCATGCAGTGGACACCGGATCGCAACGCAGGTTTTTCGTCCTGTGACCCCGGCCGGCTGTCGCTGCCGACCATCATGGACCCCGTCTACGGCTACCAGGTCACCAACGTCGAGGCGTCGATGTCGTCGCCCTCCTCGCTGCTCCACTGGACCCGCCGCATGATCGAG from Streptomyces sp. NBC_01478 includes the following:
- the glgX gene encoding glycogen debranching protein GlgX → MSVWSGHPCPLGASFDGKGTNFALFSEVAERVDLVLVEDDGSHRTVRLTEADGFVWHCYLPGIGPGQRYGYRVHGPWQPTLGHRCNPAKLLLDPYARAVDGQIDNDPSLYERSAGPAPADSAGHGMLGVVVDPAFDWGDDRPPRRSYADTVIYEAHVKGLTRTHPEVPQELRGTYAGLAHPAVVDHLAQLGVTAVELMPVHQFMQDGVLQDRGLSNYWGYNTIGFFAPHNAYAAHRERGGQVTEFKSMVKALHAAGLEVILDVVYNHTAEGNEKGPTLSFRGIDNASYYRLVDGDWGHYYDTTGTGNSLLMRHPYVLQLIMDSLRYWVTEMHVDGFRFDLAATLARQFHEVDRLSAFFDLIQQDPVISRVKLIAEPWDLGEGGYQVGNFPPLWSEWNGKYRDAVRDFWRGGEHTLGEFASRLTGSSDLYQHSRRRPRASVNFVTAHDGFTLRDLVSYNDKHNEANGEGNRDGESVNRSWNCGAEGKTGNPAVLELRARQQRNFLATLLLSQGIPMLGHGDELGRSQRGNNNAYCQDNEVSWIDWELTDEQRELAAFTRYVIGLRAAHPVLRRRRFFRGETAVHAGQPLPDLVWLLPDAREMTDRDWQRSDAHSVGVFLNGDAIAERDPHGGPVVDDSFLLLLNSYWEPVDFRLPDVTYGERWTTLIDTAEPQGTPDETEHKAGTEMPVEARSLVLLSRPARR
- a CDS encoding pep a2, which translates into the protein MKTAVPCYYHLDVDVTPERVGQVGRILAAHLRLWDLEILVEPVRRGAELLLRAIDEHATDKQTSIELWWNGQHLITAIGDNDRDLRPDLDLRACLARIAAMSDGWGCCATDAGSKVIWFSQRARSGERVPRVPRTPAPRLREMLQLPREVPTALPARPTRGLLEDAR
- a CDS encoding DUF5133 domain-containing protein — translated: MLLPAKAEVARQLRRYRAWERVMLASPGDRTVRATFEDAGYTLCVLMGKRCAREAAEAAERYLRSSAVSYLQEQNGHPRTTAVVHRGPPVTAAVDRRSPAGR
- a CDS encoding alpha-1,4-glucan--maltose-1-phosphate maltosyltransferase, translating into MNATPAAIGRIPVRDVRPAVDSGARPAKAVVGETFEVTATVFREGHDTIGANVVLCDENGRTGPWTPMRELTPGSDRWGAEVTPDAPGRWSYVVEAWGDPIATWRRAARVKIPAGIDIGLMLEEGAELHARAAGGLPEGPARATVLAAAETLRDDTLPVGTRFVAALTPDVERVLEACPLRELVTVSEPRGLLVERERALYGAWYEFFPRSEGTAETPHGTFRTAARRLDAIAAMAFDVVYLPPIHPIGTAFRKGRNNSLSAGREDVGVPWAIGSPEGGHDAIHPRLGTLEDFDAFVGRAAELGLEIALDFALQCSPDHPWVDKHPEWFHHRPDGTIAYAENPPKKYQDIYPIAFDRDMDGLIAETLRVLRHWMDHGVRIFRVDNPHTKPVVFWERVIADINGTDPDVIFLAEAFTRPAMMATLAQTGFQQSYTYFTWRNTKAELTDYLSELAGESAAYMRPNLFVNTPDILHEFLQHGGRPAFELRAVLAATLSPTWGVYSGYELCENAPLRPGSEEYLDSEKYQLRPRDWESAEREGRSIAPLLGTLNGIRRRHPSLHRLRNLRFHRTDNDALIAYSKTTGVDTVLVVVNLDPHHTQEATVSLDMPQLGLESNESMSVYDELTGESYQWGRTNYVRLEPGRAPAHVFHVRRSTQSGGSRAS
- the treS gene encoding maltose alpha-D-glucosyltransferase, which translates into the protein MTVNEPVHDTFEDTPAKDRDPEWFKRAVFYEVLVRSFQDSNGDGIGDLKGITAKLDYLQWLGVDCLWLPPFFKSPLRDGGYDVSDYTAVLPEFGDLADFVEFVDSAHQRGMRVIIDFVMNHTSDQHPWFQESRRDPDGPYGDYYMWADDDKQYPDARIIFVDTEASNWTFDPVRKQYFWHRFFSHQPDLNYENPAVQEEILAALRFWLDLGIDGFRLDAVPYLYAAEGTNCENLPASHDFLKRVRREIDAMYPDTVLLAEANQWPEDVVDYFGDYQSGGDECHMAFHFPVMPRIFMAVRRESRYPVSEILAKTPSIPSGCQWGIFLRNHDELTLEMVTDEERDYMWAEYAKDPRMRANIGIRRRLAPLLDNDRNQIELFTALLLSLPGSPILYYGDEIGMGDNIWLGDRDAVRTPMQWTPDRNAGFSSCDPGRLSLPTIMDPVYGYQVTNVEASMSSPSSLLHWTRRMIEIRKQNPAFGLGSYTELQSSNPAVIAFLREYEDDLVLCVHNFSRFAQPTMLDLREFDGRHPVELIGGVRFPAIGELPYLLTLAGHGFYWFRLSRAAPRVGRRL